Within the Longimicrobium sp. genome, the region CGGGGTGACCATCGCCCTGGCGCCCGAGGAATCTGTGGCATGCGTCCGAGCGACAGGCGGCCTGTGGGTCGGGAGCCGGCCACAGATTCCTCAGGCGCCACGGCTGCGGCATGGAAGACAGGGCGGCTCGGCGCCTTCGGAATGACATTCCCACCTCAAATGCACGGTTGATCCGGAGATTGGGTATCAGTTGCCTTTCCTCCGTTCCCTCCGTTCCCTCCGTTCCCTCCGTTCCCTCCGTTCCCTCCGTGTGATAACCTGCTGTTGACCAACCTGGGGAATGCACAAATCTCATGGCCCGCACCCTCACGCTCGTCGAGCAGGATGACGCATGGCCCGCACGCTTCGCCGCGGAGGCGGCGCGCATCCGGGCAGCGCTCGGGACGCTCGCCGTCGCGATCGAGCACGTCGGGAGCACGGCGGTGCCGGGGCTCGCGGGGAAGCCGGTGCTCGACATCGCCGTCGCGGTGGAGGGCGAGGCCGCGGCGGACGGCTGCATCGCGCCGCTGCGGGCGCTCGGCTACGAGTACCGCGGCCCGTACGGCGACGACCCGCGCCGCCGCTACTACGTGCGCAACGACGACGACGGCCGGCGCTTCGCCCACATCCACCTCTACATCCTCCCCGCCGCCGCGTGGGACGAGAAGCTCGCCTTCCGCGACGCCCTGCGCGCCGACCCGGCCCTCGCCGCGGCCTACGCGGCGGAGAAGCGGCGCGTGGCCGACGAGGTCGGGTGGGACAAGGCCGCGTACTCGCTCGCCAAGTCACCGTTCGTCGAGGCGGTGCTCGCGGATCTGCGCGCGGCGGGACGGCTGACGTGAACGAGGACGGGGCGATGGCGTACGACGTGGAGTTCTCGGCGACGATGTTCCGCTATTCGGGCGAGGGCGGCTGGCACTTCGTCACCGTCCCCGAGGAGCACGCGCCGTCG harbors:
- a CDS encoding GrpB family protein; this encodes MARTLTLVEQDDAWPARFAAEAARIRAALGTLAVAIEHVGSTAVPGLAGKPVLDIAVAVEGEAAADGCIAPLRALGYEYRGPYGDDPRRRYYVRNDDDGRRFAHIHLYILPAAAWDEKLAFRDALRADPALAAAYAAEKRRVADEVGWDKAAYSLAKSPFVEAVLADLRAAGRLT